The Platichthys flesus chromosome 5, fPlaFle2.1, whole genome shotgun sequence genome contains the following window.
agatgatcagtgactgtatataaagatgatcagtgactgtatatatagatgatcagtgactgtatataaagatgatcagtgactgtatataaagataatcagtgactgtatataaagataaacactgactgtatataaagataaacactgactgtatataaagatgatcagtgactgtatataaagataaacactgactgtatatatagataatcagtgactgtatataaagataaacactgactgtatataaagataatcagtgactgtatataaagataaacactgactgtatataaagataaacactgactgtatataaagatgatcagtgactgtatataaagataaacactgactgtatatatagatgatcagtgactgtatataaagatgatcagtgactgtatataaagatgatcagtgactgtatataaagatgatcagctactgtatataaagatgatcagtgattgtatataaagatgatcagtgactgtatataaagataaacactgactgtatatatagatgatcagtgactgtatattaagataaacactgactgtatataaagatgatcagtgactttatatataattttgttCATATtagtatatttgtgtttatagaaactcctcctctcactttatttaacagatgaTTGACTCCTGCTCCACGTGTTAATCAGCTGATCatgtccagctgctcctcctgctcctgctcctcctcctcctcctcctcctcctcctcgtgtaTATAACAGCAGAGCGCGGGCAGCGGCTTCCATCACACACGCACGGACTCACACGCACGATGCCTCCGTTAGAAAAGCCTCAGCTGCAGAACAAACCGTTCAAACTGCGGAAGAGTTTCGGTAAAAGTCTTAAAAACCTTTTGATCCCCTGATCCACTGACATGACGTGACCACGTGTGTTGTTCTCTCcgcagccaccaggaggcaggaggtggcGGGAATCAGAGCCAAGTTCCCCAATAAGATCCCGGTGAGTGACAGCtgatcacacaatcacacaacttAGAGACACGTGTTAACGTGTTGGTGTGTTAACTTGTTGTGTGGACGAGGTTTCTCCTCTGACTCATCTGTGCTGTCGGGTCAGACCCCGGGCAGTCTGCACTGATGAGGTCAAGTTGTAGTGTGTTACTGTGTTGGTGTGTTACTGTGTTGGTGTGTTACTTTGCTGTGTGAACGTGTTGTGTTGATGAGGTGTCTCCTCTGACTCAGGTCATCATCGAGCGGTTCGACAGAGAGaagtttcttcctcctctggatAAAACCAAGTTCCTGGTTCCTCACGAGCTCAGCATGACGCAgttcatcaccatcatcaggtACCACTCAacgtgcgcgtgcgtgtgtcaGTCATGAATGTAAATCATAACAAATTAAGGTCAGAGGTGAGTTGTAAATAACTTAAAGTGTTAGCCGCGATGCATATCTGTGAGTTATCTCTTCAGTACTGGGGGGGGGTGAACAGTGTTCTGTGACTCAAGCTGGATAACTACACTTCATTCAACTTTAAATTCACTTTCCTCTGAGCAcattgttctgtttgtgttgagcgGTTTAGGGTTGAACATTAACCccaatttcaaatatttaaattaataattagttGGTTTAACACTTGACACAAGTTTCTCCAGCCAACAAGTGACAATTAATCTAAAAAATTGTAAAAGTACaaaatttgatttgttgtgatAAGAAAAACCTTCGACCTAAATGTGTATTCATAGATGTATAAAGTGTATTTCCCATAATGgtaatttaaactttaatttatttttagttcTCAATGTTGTAATGACGGATGTCAAACTCTGAGTTGAAACTTTATTAATAATTCTCTGGCTTGTGTGAAACGTATGGGCCATGTTATTTAATGGTGAGCTGGTCGTTTGAAGACTTTGTCATGTGAGGGTTTCATTTAgaagtcgctggcaatgaaatgctcaGGTCACATGCTCCCTTCTAGCACTGCTCCAAATAATACATGAGCCAAAAATAAGTTAAATGGAACATAAATTGTATGAACAAATTTAAccaaagtattaaaatataataaaccaTAGACCCAAAGTACGTATGTCAGATTGGAGAAGTTTGAAAGTCTTGACCTGGGTCGAATCTGTCTGAGCCTGGTGGTTCAGTACCGTGTCAGACCAGAGGGGGCGCCAAAACACGTCTCATAATGTAATCATAATCACAGTTCTGTACAGCTACAGTTTTAGTGTGAAGGAGTTAGTGACATCATCAAGTGTCACATATGTGACACCTGATGTCActccaggtgaggggcggagcctgtagagcagcaggggcagagcctgtagagcagcaggaggcgggacatgatgtatgacctctgctgtggaaagatcagtgttgttgtttacatctcgtccacaccggcgtcggccctcatcaccagaagatctggattCTCTTCGTCTTccacgtgtccggctcctcttcttcatcctgagatgtttgtgttcttcaggtttcacgtcacgagttagaaacctcatcaacacgtccactcgctcactgggaagcttgtaacacatgttaccaggaggctgcaggagaagatccagaacatgtccagagacactgactcagacgttTGTTCTCCCACacggaacatgtgaggaacatgtcagtggttcattcatgtgtgaaaacggCTTCATAATATCAGTAGTTTGATTAAATGTAGTTTGACTGAATATTTACGAGTTTTAAACGCAGTCGGTTTTCAAGTGAACAGTTTTTAACAAGATCTTCTCGACAGTCTTTGcactgagcttttattttgacactgtCTTTTAGCAGCTGCTTTATGTTGAACTTCCAAAAGTTTGTCTTagttagtttatttttttcagttattgtcttttcatgtttcatcacTGAGATTAACATGAAGCTTTAAAATGACCTGAGAGTTGTTTTTCAACATGAAGCTGAAGACGTCAGTGTTCATCACCTTcatgcagtgcattgtgggacacGTGTGCGTCGTGGCGTCGGCGAGGCCGTGATGCTTGTGGATGCTGACCACCCTTTGTGTTCTGCCCCCCCACAGGAACAGGATGGCTCTGCTGCCCACTCAGGCCTTCTACCTGCTGGTGAACAACAGCGGGCTGAGCAGCATGTCCCTCACCATGGCCCAGGTGTACAAGGACCACCAGGACGAGGACGGCTTCCTCTACATGACCTACGCCTCGCAGGAGATGTTCGGACGCTGACGGGCGGCTCCAGCTTTTATTCTGTGATGGAGGCTGCCGGCCTCTAATCTGCTGTAAATACCCAAaagattttaatttattgtaaaaTTACTGTTCATGattgtttgtaatattttaaCTAAAGTATGTGGCTCCAATAAATCTTAGTTGAAAACTGGTTCTGGATCAGTTTGTTTCCACCAAATAAACGATTCTTCAACCGATGACAGAAGAGCCTGAAGAAACATGGAGCTGAACCGGAGAGTTCCAGCTCTCAACAAGTCAAAACGTTGACAGTAAATcaaatttatataaatgtagaaaatgttCATGCAAACAAATCTGAGTTGCATGAATATATGAAACACTATACATCTACATCAAGACTGAGCCTGAAAGTGTAAGACCAGTGTTTGCAGTAGATGACTGTTTTGTGAATTCAGGTCAGATTTAAATTAATGGTTAAACTAATATTCACATCACACCGGTCTGCTTTTTCTAAGCATGATTATCATTCTTAATATTAATTGATTTACGTGCGCATGACGCTGCCTCTTCTCCTGGAGTGAAGTTTTGACCACCAGGGGTCAGGAGAGATCCACTGACTCTTCTGTCCTCCAGGtgagttaaataaagttttaatatttGACTTGACTTCACAAGGATGACGTTATTCCAACATGTCCActgctttgtgtctgtctgctcgTCCTGGACTTTAAACTAGATTCTACCTTGTGGACGTGTTATTAATATGATCCATGTCACACTCTCAATCCTGTCGTTGTGCAGCAGTGATCAGATTCCAGATGAGTGTTCGGCCTTATGGAATAATGGAGCGGTTTCCtgtgtgaggaccagtttgactTTTGTTATCAGGACATTTTCACTTGACAAGTCTCAGACtgaagctaacgttagcacTGTTAGCAGCAGAGGGTTAACGTCCATGTGGTCGCATGAACAGTTCATCCTGACTAGCGTCCATGTTTATTTCCCAGGAGCTGGACGTGTCTCCTCCGTCACCTCGTCCTGTTTCCTCAGGTTCATCACCTCTGAAGACCTTCAAACTTCAGCTGCAAAGTCCAACAGTAGCAGACACCATGTGTGGACTGGATCCAAACTCGGCAGAACCTCATCTGTATATGAACAccaaacagaaaccatcttggacaaacatgtcccatctgctaacctgGAGAAGGATGGGTTCATGACCTTCACCTCACCAGATGATTGGCCTCACTTCAGGTTCAGTCTTCGGACCCGCACAGCTCCACCTGTTGGACATGTCTCCGCCTCCACCTGTTGGACATGTcataggagaggcggtggactagtggcagaaacttggactatgggcagagaaggtctctggttcgactccacggagagataacaaaagacgaacctggattgatctgtccaaaaaatccaagagtctccctaccctgtctagtgcccctgagcaaggcaccttactcccccaacatctggtccccgagcgccgtacatggtcgctcactgctctgtgtgtcctgcaccagatgggtcaaaagcagaggttacatttccctacctgcatgagtgtgtctgtgtttgggaataataaatgcatcttaatcgtAATGTCTCCGTCTCCACCTGTTGGACATGTCTTCACCTGCTTTCTGGTCGTTATAGAACTTCAGCTTGTAACTTTCACCTTCTGTTGAGTTTCAGCTTCAGTGTTGAAGAGGCTGAACCCCTGACTTCAGTGCGTCAGGGATTCCgtcctcctctttgtcccctcctgtctcctcctgtctcacctcctcctcctgtccgaTGGCGAGCTGCACCTGAGCAACAGGATCCCTCTGAGAGAAGGCGGGTCGACGCTTCACATGGTGTCAGATCTCGGCCATATTGAATCCGAGCGGGATCGGCAGTGTTGGTTTCGGTCCCTCCTTCTGTAGCCAAGGGACAATGGCAGCAGGACAGGCGAGAGGCCCCGGGATCACGAGACAGACGGAGCATTGAAGAGGACGAGACTCCGTCAGGACACTGGAGACTCAGGTTCagagagaagaaacaggagACACGAGGCTGTCAGTCCGATCACATGACCTCAGAGAAACCTCCCATCCACTTCTGacctgatgacacacacacgatgCATAAACACAATCCTGCTCCGAGATTAACGTCCAATCACGGTCGTTAATGGGTTTGATTGACGGAcgagagaggagcagaaatcGAACACGTGACCAAACGTCCTTTAATCTATGAGGCAACTCTTTTGATCTATTTTCCTTCAGCACTGAGTTCAGACGTGTAAAAGATGAAGGTGTTCTTCTgtctgaatgtttgtgtttgcagggaACCAGTTCAGAGTCGAGGGAAACCAGCAGAGGAGAGacttcttctcttcctgtcaTTGTCCTCCTCGGAGCAGCAAGGGAAGGAAATCCAGAATCAACAGTGGCTGTGCTGCTGAGTTTCAAACCAACCACTCACCGTCCATCAGTGAGGTCATGGTCCCAACAGGAAGCGCCGCAGCGTGAACTGGTAGGAGTTTGTAAACTGGACGATGAGTCATCAGGGTTCAAACCACGTCActgggttttctttttgttttcctgattCTTACGTTCTAAAAATCTAAAAGCTCCTGCTCTGgaatgaagagaagaagaaaagtcaCCGTGAACCGAGCTCTGCAGATCAAATACAAACGGGTCAGGGTTGGTTCTGATCCTCGGCTTCGTCTCGGGACTGAAACCTGAAGACACCGTGAAGACAGAGGACGACCGGGTCTCCGATCAGGGGACGACAGATTCATGATCAGTTTACAAAGCAGCCGATGAATGAGCTTTATACcgtaatatatttaaatataaagtcatGTGTAACAGCTCGCCCCCTTTAGCTGCTTGATAGTTCAAGTTTTTTATTAGCAGATAATATAGTTTGTGATGCTCATTAAACTCTGTGTCCTATCACACTGATATACAGACATGTAGATATGTATATTATCTGTAAAAACACTATTATGTTTTTCTCATCAACTGCTGAGATGAAATAAATCTTATACAAATGGAAACCACATTTCCCATCAGGCCTGTTGCTCTCTGTCGCTCTTTGTTCTTCAGAGGAAGGACTTTCTGTTTTCTGGATCTGCTCTTTAGAGTTCAACCTCAGATTGTGGAGAGCAGCGCCCTCTACCTGCCTGGTGCTCAGGAGCAGGCCACACCTCCTCTGTTTACCAGATCTGGAGCCGTTGAAACGCTTCATGAGTTTGATGATAACCCTGAGTTCCCTCGTCGTCACTCTGTGCTGTTGATAGCTCACCGCTGTGTTCTCTGGAAATCTGTCCACACATTTGAACCTTGACCTGGTAGAAGGCGTTTACCCATAAGCCCCTGCTGCTGGCCTTGGCCCTGGTGTGAGCACGGTGGTTACAGTGGTGATCCGTCATGAGACACAGCAGATACTAATCCAACAATGACTCAAGTATCGATTAACATAACATGAAATATATGTAAAGACTTACATCCTGAATGATTCGTGAAAGCAGCAGTGGAAGAAGACACACGTTTTAAATGTGACACTTAAGGTTGAATTTCTCCTTAGCTAAGGTTGTTTCAATCTTATGTTGAGGGGAAATGTTCTCCAGGAATGTAATGAAAAGATTGAAGATGAATTTCCTCTTCAGTCGTGAACACGtcccctggaggagctgcagattaGAACCAGCAGACTCTTTTCCTCTGGTCCATGGAACTCAAGCTGGTTCTGCTGGAGACACTTTGTCTCCTCTGGGTTTTCAGTCAGTTTCAGTTTCCAGcaggttctgttctgttctttcCTTCAAGCAGCAAATCGTTCTCATTGGTTCTCGACTCTTTGTTTTGGTGTAGCGAGCTGCTGCCAGGCTCCTCCCACCTGAGAGGCCCTGATCCTGAGcccagaggaacaggaagtgaggtcagaggtcgtccaCGAATCCAAATGCTCGTTTAAACAAGACTGCAAACAGATCGGATTTCATTTgattctctgtctgtctgtctctctctctctctttctctctgtgtctgtctgtctgtctgtctctctttctctctgtctgtctctgtcagtagtaaacaggaagtggtcttTGACAAGCTCCACGGTTATTAGATAGAAAACAGGAATCTGAAGCAGTAGAATCATTTCAGCAGTTTCACTCACAGTTTGAAAAGGTTTTAATCTGATCATTAAGAAAAGGGAGTTTTTTTACTTAAAGggaaattaattgaattaagAAGTCTTGTTTAAAGCTAAAGCTAATATTTTACAGGCTTACTATAAATTTGTGATCACTCTCATAAAATGTCAGttacaataaaaccaaagaatttctcagtttcacatttaaaacccaCCGAGCAGAAGTCTGGACTTGGGGTCGGTGGGGCTTCATGCTGTGGTCCCATTGGTTCCCAGCTCATAAGTCCCAGTACAGTCATGTACAGCATCTGTTTACCGAGTGTCACCAGAGGTCAGGAGGTCGACACGACATGCAGCCGACACGTCAGCCTGTGACAGAGTCAGAgcacagctgtcagtcaaacgtCCAGATGTGCTGTACGAGCAGGAAGCCAAGAAGGGGGCGGGTCTTATGAGTTGAACCTTGTAGCGTTGCCTTTGATCTGTTTGATCTGGTTAATGAAGCTCAGAGCTGTAGGACCACGTGATCATTCAGGGCCAAGAGTATGAATCAGAGACGCTCGTCCAAGTAATTAGGAATTGGTCTCAAATACAGAGAGTGAATGTTTTAGATAAGCAGTGAACCAGGAGACAAAGGTTCACCAATGAAATATTCACATGTGTGTGACCGGCCCTAATTATGATTTTCAGACAACATGTATAACATGTGGTGAGGAGCTGACCTTCTGATTCTAAACACACTCAGGTTAGTCAGCAGTACTGAGGTCCAGTCCTTCTTAGGTCTTCATGGAGCTGGACTGAAGGGAAAGTCTGCAGGAGAAAGGTCCTGGACTTCATCAGATGTTTCCAGAGCTGACGACCTCCGACCTGCTTCCAGTGGAGGATTCTGGGTAATgctgctgaggagctggaggtcacaTCAGAGCTCTGCACTGTAAACAATCTGTCGTGGACTCCTCCGCTCCTGAGCTgctttcccatcatgctctcttcctccctcatgtGAACAGGCTCAGCTGAACAAACTGACGGGTCGACCCcgtgggggggctgggggggggggggtccagatCCTGTGACCTGTATGATGTACCTGACCCTGGTCATGTATAATCAGGAGACACATCTCTGAGAGGAGGTGCAGCCTCAGTGGGTCTGAAACCTAACTGAGAGGACTGGCACCTCCTCTGATTGTCCTGGGACCCCAGGCTGAACTCTGGGTGGAGCGGAAAGTaccagtctgtctctctttctctctctgtctgtctctctctctctctgtctgtctctctctctctctttctctctctgtctgtctcttctctctctttctgtctctctgtctctctgtctgtctcttctctctctttctgtctctctgtctctctctctctctctctgtctctttctctctctgtctgtctctctctctgtctgtctctttctctctctttctgtctctctctctgtctctctgtctgtctctctgtctctttctctctctgtctgtctctctctctgtctctttctctctctgtctgtctcttctctctctttctgtctctctctctgtctgtctctctgtctctctgtctgtctctttctctctctgtctctttctctctctgtctgtctctttctctctctgtctgtctctctctctctctttctctctctgtctgtctcttctctctctttctgtctctctgtctctctgtctgtctatttctctctctctgtctgtctcttctctctctttctgtctctctgtctctctctctctctctctctctgtctgtctctctctctgtctgtctctctgtctgtctctttctctctctgtctctttctctctctgtctgtctctttctctctctttctgtctctctctctgtctgtctctttctctctctgtctgtctctttctctctctgtctgtctctttctctctctttctgtctctctctctgtctgtctctttctctctctgtctgtctctttctctctctgtctgtctctttctctctctttctgtctctctctctgtctgtctctctctctgtctgtctctttctctctctgtctgtctcactgtctgtctctctctctgtgtctctctgtctgtctcactgtctgtctctctctctgtgtctctctgtctgtctctcagatgTCTATGAGGACAGAATCAGGGTCAATGGGTGAAAGTTTCACATTAGAAACATTTCTCCAGTTTGACTCTTGGGAGACAAACTGTTTTTAGTGAATATGagtcacacaaataaaaaggttCATTTTAACTTTATAATTCAAACCTGTGATTTATTAATATCCAGTTTATATTAGTTTAACGTAAAGCACAACATGGGTCACGTGAGCAAACTAAGAGTAAGGGTTAGCTAactgttgtttgtatgtttttcatttgatccTTTTCATGTAAACCCTAACgttgttattatattataaatatataactatTTTATTATTAGCACTGATCAAGTAAACAACGCCTCTTGTTGCTTTGTCATCAGTTTTCCTCCTGTCCTCCAGATGTCTCATCTTCAGAACTACGCTGAGGCGGAGTGATACCTCTCCTCCCTCCGCGCACACAGACGATCTTCGTCAGGGAAGCGGAGCATGCGCCTGCGGGCACGAGCCCAGTGACGTCACGCGCTCCGGTGCGTGTGACGCGTGTCTCCGGTGCTCGCTTGTCCCCCGCAGAGACGCGCGGTGTCCCGCTGTGTGGAGACAGCATGTCGGCCTCGCGGAGACA
Protein-coding sequences here:
- the map1lc3c gene encoding microtubule-associated proteins 1A/1B light chain 3C: MPPLEKPQLQNKPFKLRKSFATRRQEVAGIRAKFPNKIPVIIERFDREKFLPPLDKTKFLVPHELSMTQFITIIRNRMALLPTQAFYLLVNNSGLSSMSLTMAQVYKDHQDEDGFLYMTYASQEMFGR